In a single window of the Leptospira sanjuanensis genome:
- the lsa19 gene encoding adhesin Lsa19 — translation MIRLLTAIAVLSLCTVCKRQAAESSDAVVTFLKGKASVVETGKELSPLANVTEKQSVKTDADAVLDLTSKLGSFRLLGGSTATLAELNADSASFQVSEGNVLIKAGKLAKGQSLLVDTPTVVAAVRGTQFWGRVNGKDESGTFAVREGAVEITRKSDNAKVLIEAGQAVDLKPGDTNLKARTAAKEELAAMEQIDQMK, via the coding sequence ATGATCCGTTTACTAACAGCGATCGCTGTTCTTTCTCTTTGCACGGTTTGTAAACGCCAAGCGGCCGAAAGTTCCGACGCAGTCGTTACCTTTCTCAAAGGAAAGGCTTCCGTCGTCGAAACAGGAAAGGAACTTTCTCCGCTCGCAAACGTGACCGAAAAACAATCCGTGAAAACCGATGCCGATGCGGTTTTGGATCTTACTTCCAAACTGGGAAGTTTCCGTCTTTTGGGGGGAAGCACGGCGACCTTGGCGGAACTCAACGCGGATAGCGCTTCCTTTCAAGTGAGCGAAGGAAACGTTTTGATTAAGGCCGGCAAACTCGCGAAAGGCCAGAGCCTGCTCGTCGACACTCCTACCGTTGTGGCCGCAGTTCGCGGAACTCAATTTTGGGGAAGAGTGAACGGCAAAGACGAATCGGGAACCTTTGCGGTTCGTGAAGGAGCCGTCGAGATCACCCGTAAATCCGACAACGCAAAAGTTTTGATCGAAGCCGGACAAGCCGTGGATTTAAAACCGGGCGATACGAATCTGAAAGCAAGAACGGCCGCAAAAGAAGAATTAGCCGCAATGGAGCAGATCGACCAAATGAAATGA